One window of the Leptospiraceae bacterium genome contains the following:
- a CDS encoding nicotinate phosphoribosyltransferase: MINYFESVISFSGIYTDLYQLSMAQVLFYENLHQKQVCFDYFFRHLPYEGGYAIFAGLEDVLDILETLRFREDDIEYLASIGFRKEFLAYLKDFRFQGSIYSFDEGEVVFPYETILQVEGNFAELQIIETLLLNILNFESLIATKASRIRLVAGDRILSDFGLRRAQGTGGYFATRAIMIGGFDSTSNVQAGKDFKIPVVGTMAHSFIQAFEDELTAFRTFAKYNPQNCVLLIDTYDTLNSGLRNAIIVAKELEQQGYQLKGIRIDSGDLAYLAKECRRILDQEKLDYVKIIVSNQLDEWIIKSLLEQNAPIDVFGVGTKLIVGKPDAALDGVYKLTVFDGKPKIKVSDSLSKITIPGKKQIYRLLDQNQVWIGDVVCLREENPSEIEEMRHPFEPLKKMSIKEYQKQSLMKKVMENGKRVNPKREIKEISNSVKAKLKSLPEEYKRFINPHIYKVGLSSKLYQLREELIRKYKNS, from the coding sequence ATGATAAACTATTTCGAAAGTGTGATCTCTTTCTCTGGCATCTATACTGATCTTTATCAACTTTCGATGGCACAAGTTTTGTTTTATGAAAACCTTCACCAAAAACAAGTTTGCTTTGACTATTTTTTTCGGCATCTTCCTTACGAAGGTGGATATGCAATCTTCGCTGGTTTAGAAGATGTTTTAGATATTTTAGAAACTTTAAGATTTCGTGAAGATGATATCGAGTACTTAGCTTCGATTGGATTTCGAAAAGAATTCTTAGCATATTTAAAAGACTTTCGGTTTCAAGGAAGCATTTATTCTTTTGATGAGGGAGAAGTAGTTTTCCCCTATGAAACGATCCTACAAGTCGAAGGGAATTTTGCAGAACTACAAATCATCGAAACCTTACTTTTGAATATTTTAAACTTTGAGTCTTTGATTGCTACCAAAGCAAGTAGAATTCGATTAGTAGCAGGTGATAGAATCCTTTCGGATTTTGGTTTGAGAAGAGCCCAAGGAACCGGAGGTTATTTTGCTACAAGGGCAATCATGATTGGAGGTTTTGACTCTACAAGTAACGTCCAAGCTGGAAAAGACTTTAAAATCCCCGTTGTGGGAACCATGGCTCATTCTTTTATCCAAGCGTTTGAAGATGAATTGACGGCTTTTCGAACGTTTGCTAAGTATAATCCCCAGAATTGTGTCTTACTTATTGATACCTATGATACTTTGAACAGTGGATTGCGTAATGCTATTATTGTAGCAAAAGAACTCGAACAACAGGGTTATCAACTCAAAGGGATTCGAATTGATAGTGGAGATCTGGCCTATTTAGCGAAGGAATGCAGAAGGATTTTGGATCAAGAAAAGTTGGATTACGTTAAAATCATTGTATCCAATCAGTTAGACGAATGGATCATCAAAAGTCTTTTGGAACAAAATGCTCCTATTGATGTTTTCGGAGTAGGAACTAAACTAATAGTTGGAAAACCAGATGCCGCATTAGATGGAGTTTATAAGCTTACTGTTTTTGATGGAAAACCCAAAATCAAAGTTTCTGACTCGCTAAGCAAAATCACCATTCCGGGGAAGAAACAAATCTATCGCTTGTTGGATCAAAATCAAGTCTGGATTGGAGATGTGGTTTGTCTTCGAGAAGAAAACCCTTCAGAAATAGAAGAAATGCGCCATCCTTTTGAACCCCTAAAAAAAATGTCCATCAAAGAATACCAAAAACAATCTTTAATGAAAAAAGTCATGGAAAACGGAAAGCGAGTCAATCCCAAAAGAGAAATCAAAGAAATCTCGAACTCAGTGAAAGCGAAGCTAAAATCCCTGCCAGAAGAATACAAACGCTTTATCAATCCTCATATCTACAAAGTGGGACTCAGCTCAAAACTATATCAACTACGAGAAGAACTCATCCGTAAATACAAAAATTCTTGA
- a CDS encoding aspartate-semialdehyde dehydrogenase, with the protein MSKTIAIVGATGAVGMEFLKVLEKRNFPIKELKLYASKRSAGKKLTFKGEEIPVEVLSENSFHNVEIALFSAGASVSKQFAPAAVALGTVVVDNSSAFRMDPEVPLVVPEINAEEIKNHKGIIANPNCSTIIMLIAIYPIHKLYNVKKIIVSTYQAASGAGASAMYELEEQAKAFLEKKEVPIKVLPYQLAFNLFSHNSAVDLESGYNQEEIKMIKETKKILNQPDIQVSPTCIRVSTFRAHAESITLELEKPADLEEIKEAYRNFPSVRLVDDRQRNYFPMPLDATGIDEVLVGRLRYDFEDKERKRIHLFAVGDQLLKGAALNAVQIAEYLK; encoded by the coding sequence ATGTCAAAAACAATTGCGATAGTGGGTGCCACTGGGGCAGTAGGGATGGAGTTCTTGAAGGTTCTTGAGAAAAGAAACTTCCCTATCAAAGAATTGAAGCTCTATGCGTCAAAACGCAGTGCTGGGAAGAAATTGACATTCAAAGGAGAGGAAATTCCAGTTGAAGTATTGAGTGAAAATTCTTTTCATAACGTTGAGATTGCCCTTTTTAGTGCAGGAGCTTCGGTAAGCAAACAATTTGCTCCAGCGGCAGTGGCTTTGGGCACCGTAGTTGTCGATAATTCCAGTGCTTTTCGTATGGATCCCGAAGTTCCGTTGGTGGTGCCAGAAATTAATGCAGAGGAAATCAAAAATCACAAAGGTATCATAGCCAATCCGAATTGCAGCACCATCATCATGCTGATTGCCATCTATCCTATTCATAAACTATATAACGTAAAAAAAATCATCGTTTCTACTTATCAGGCGGCATCAGGAGCTGGAGCTTCAGCAATGTATGAGTTAGAAGAGCAAGCAAAAGCATTTCTTGAGAAAAAAGAAGTTCCTATAAAAGTTTTACCATATCAGTTAGCGTTTAATTTGTTTAGCCATAACTCAGCTGTGGATTTGGAAAGTGGATACAATCAAGAAGAAATCAAAATGATCAAAGAAACCAAAAAGATTCTCAATCAACCTGATATACAAGTCAGTCCTACATGCATTAGGGTTTCTACCTTTCGTGCACATGCAGAATCCATCACACTTGAGCTCGAGAAACCAGCAGACTTAGAAGAAATCAAAGAAGCATATAGAAACTTCCCAAGTGTTCGACTTGTAGATGATCGACAAAGGAATTATTTTCCCATGCCCCTTGATGCAACAGGAATTGATGAAGTTTTAGTGGGTCGTCTTCGTTATGACTTCGAAGACAAAGAACGAAAGCGTATTCATTTGTTTGCCGTCGGCGATCAGTTATTAAAAGGAGCAGCTCTGAATGCCGTCCAAATCGCAGAATATCTAAAATGA
- a CDS encoding CPBP family intramembrane metalloprotease: MNSNKKIAAILWFLLPRSIQKTIEPLLSESEKDLLRNLYKEIQTLPYEEKKSLEYKLHFIFCYPYKNVFYLVFLVLLVLFVFGLFFYILRYPNASPFFIFSLFWPALMGIFSFVFLSSLTSFEIYRLFSFPKKITYFLFFLLNVYLQIFILILINQFEGIQPTFLSEFEKWILGIGVISAPITEEILFRHKIPEAFGSDFFRNIMGHMISNFIFSILHLPAQWEQGILYFFSGMFFSFLKLYTENLLLPILSHSLTNFVVFFFF, encoded by the coding sequence ATGAATTCAAACAAAAAAATCGCTGCTATTTTGTGGTTTCTACTTCCAAGAAGTATTCAAAAAACCATAGAACCCCTTTTATCAGAATCAGAAAAGGATCTTTTAAGAAATCTCTACAAAGAAATTCAGACTCTACCCTACGAAGAAAAAAAATCTCTCGAGTACAAACTCCATTTTATCTTTTGTTATCCCTACAAGAATGTGTTTTACCTTGTGTTTCTTGTTTTGCTTGTTTTGTTTGTTTTTGGGCTTTTTTTTTATATTCTTCGTTATCCTAATGCTTCACCGTTTTTTATCTTTTCCCTCTTTTGGCCCGCATTGATGGGGATATTCTCGTTTGTTTTTCTTAGTAGTTTGACTTCATTTGAAATTTATAGGCTTTTTTCTTTTCCCAAGAAAATCACATACTTTCTTTTTTTTCTTTTGAATGTTTATCTCCAAATCTTCATTTTGATACTCATTAATCAGTTTGAAGGCATCCAACCAACGTTTCTTTCTGAATTCGAAAAGTGGATTTTAGGTATTGGAGTTATTTCAGCTCCCATTACAGAAGAAATTCTTTTTCGACACAAAATCCCAGAAGCCTTTGGCTCAGACTTCTTTAGAAACATAATGGGGCACATGATTTCGAATTTTATTTTTTCGATTTTACACCTTCCAGCTCAATGGGAACAGGGGATTTTATATTTTTTCAGTGGGATGTTTTTTTCTTTTTTGAAGCTCTACACAGAAAACCTTTTGCTACCGATTTTGTCGCATTCCCTCACAAATTTCGTGGTATTTTTTTTCTTTTAG
- a CDS encoding HAD family hydrolase, with translation MKVIFFDRDNTLNYDPGYLSDPDGVYLLPYVVEGLKILQKLNFQFIIITNQSGIGRGYFTEETLFKINQKLLSLLSKEGIDFLNIFYCPHTEKDNCSCRKPKPGLIHQALSLYPEIDLQQSWIIGDRISDIKTGESLSIKGILIDSSLQPDGTSPKNLIHVARNLKDAAEFIENHILKRN, from the coding sequence ATGAAAGTGATTTTTTTTGATCGAGACAACACTTTGAATTATGATCCTGGGTATTTATCTGATCCTGATGGAGTATATCTTCTTCCCTACGTAGTAGAAGGTTTAAAGATCTTACAAAAGCTAAATTTTCAATTCATTATCATTACTAATCAGTCGGGGATTGGGAGAGGTTATTTCACTGAAGAAACTCTCTTCAAAATCAATCAAAAACTTTTATCCCTATTATCAAAAGAAGGAATTGATTTTTTAAATATTTTTTATTGTCCACATACTGAGAAAGACAATTGTTCTTGTAGAAAACCCAAACCCGGGCTCATCCACCAGGCTTTGAGTTTATATCCGGAGATTGATTTGCAGCAAAGTTGGATCATAGGAGATAGAATATCAGACATCAAAACAGGAGAAAGTCTTTCCATCAAAGGGATTTTGATTGACTCGTCTTTGCAGCCTGATGGAACCTCACCAAAAAACTTAATCCATGTTGCAAGAAACCTCAAAGATGCCGCTGAGTTTATCGAAAACCACATACTAAAAAGAAATTGA
- a CDS encoding YdcF family protein produces the protein MFFYLSKIFATFLFPLPLMFFLVLIFLVFKRSRFLLFLWILFGVFSTEAGASFLMKKLEDLYPHIELQKAESVDAVIVLGGLSNPLRKVSSWPEFTDGVDRIIVAERLWEMKKAQFVIVNGATGYLRQTIQPEAESLKEYLRFRIPPKHLILESESRNTYENALYTLKICKEKNIKKAYLVTSAFHMYRAYQTFKDVQKIHFPNLQIEIIPYPTDYRSLRELSGLESYFPSDTGLMKFTIFYKEMIGIISYKVKSYLEKRNSKSSN, from the coding sequence ATGTTTTTTTATCTTTCGAAAATCTTTGCTACTTTCTTATTTCCTCTGCCCTTAATGTTTTTTTTGGTCTTGATTTTTTTGGTTTTTAAAAGAAGCCGATTTTTACTTTTTTTGTGGATACTTTTTGGAGTATTTTCAACAGAAGCGGGAGCAAGCTTTTTGATGAAAAAGCTCGAGGATCTTTATCCACACATCGAACTCCAAAAAGCAGAATCAGTCGATGCTGTGATTGTATTGGGAGGTTTGAGTAACCCCCTTCGCAAGGTCAGTTCATGGCCTGAGTTTACGGATGGTGTGGATCGCATTATCGTAGCAGAACGATTGTGGGAGATGAAAAAAGCCCAATTCGTGATTGTCAATGGAGCTACCGGATACCTTCGACAAACGATACAACCAGAAGCAGAATCTCTAAAAGAGTATCTACGTTTTCGTATCCCTCCTAAACATCTGATTTTAGAATCAGAATCCCGAAATACGTATGAAAATGCATTATATACCCTAAAAATATGCAAAGAAAAAAACATCAAAAAAGCGTATTTAGTCACCTCTGCTTTTCACATGTATCGAGCATATCAAACTTTTAAAGACGTTCAAAAGATCCATTTTCCAAACTTACAAATAGAAATCATACCTTATCCGACTGATTATCGAAGTTTGAGGGAGCTATCTGGCTTAGAAAGCTACTTCCCAAGTGATACTGGCTTGATGAAGTTTACGATCTTCTATAAAGAAATGATTGGGATTATATCTTACAAAGTAAAGTCTTACTTAGAAAAAAGAAACTCAAAAAGTTCAAACTAA
- a CDS encoding bifunctional ADP-dependent NAD(P)H-hydrate dehydratase/NAD(P)H-hydrate epimerase: protein MKAITFDQAKRIDAFTIEEGIPERILMGQAAQSAFTTLQHLGLVNSQSFYVFLCGSGNNGGDGIALAYLLLSSNSLSNEQIWVYLNEPIKSETALFYYQHLKKQLPNIFPLDSFLSLTFSEIVSKLLSFPQVKRVLFIEALLGTGQKDQPKQPYDRILSHLNQMINSLQKQIETKCVALDVPAGLSEEYKDFHEDAFLSLFGYPVPDVVLNFGPKKLCLAIHPLLVSRSQVFSLPIGFSPQAQKNVLLESPRFTEWEIQSDFSFFLKKPEDHKYTAGYGWLIAGSQNMEGAGILSAKAFFSSGGGILHWLHLTNQRELLLHKEPAIIYTHFFEWEKHLPTSKRPSAIAIGPGVSKNDLLENKKNFINFLKYFSQNPPFPFIILDAFATQLVLENDYPEELRPFTIITPHLGEWRAMGGAFPYLVGNWKRIIEFHKKLKVSILIKGGISFFLVSVHWTNEESLVFIWNHPNPNLAVAGSGDLLVGILLSYFSKTPKENPLTSLLGVQKVLSLHTVSSKFHATPTEQLKQLKRTLFEFWKNNSK, encoded by the coding sequence ATGAAAGCCATCACCTTTGACCAAGCCAAAAGAATCGATGCTTTCACCATCGAAGAAGGAATCCCAGAAAGGATTCTTATGGGGCAGGCGGCTCAATCTGCTTTCACTACTTTACAACACTTGGGGCTTGTCAATTCCCAGAGCTTCTACGTTTTTTTGTGCGGAAGTGGGAACAATGGGGGAGATGGAATAGCCCTTGCGTATTTACTTTTGAGTAGCAACTCTCTCTCTAACGAACAAATCTGGGTTTACCTCAATGAACCCATAAAAAGTGAAACTGCTTTATTTTATTATCAACATTTAAAAAAACAACTACCAAACATTTTTCCTCTGGATTCTTTTTTGAGTTTAACTTTTTCTGAGATTGTCTCTAAACTACTTTCTTTTCCTCAAGTCAAAAGGGTTCTTTTTATTGAAGCTCTTTTGGGAACTGGACAAAAGGATCAACCAAAACAACCTTATGATAGAATCTTATCTCATCTCAATCAGATGATCAACTCTTTACAAAAACAGATAGAAACGAAATGTGTTGCATTAGACGTGCCTGCCGGTCTTTCAGAGGAATATAAAGATTTTCATGAAGATGCCTTTTTGAGTCTTTTTGGTTATCCTGTCCCTGATGTGGTTTTGAATTTCGGTCCTAAAAAACTATGCTTAGCAATTCATCCCCTGTTGGTTTCTCGTTCTCAAGTGTTTTCCCTTCCGATTGGATTTTCTCCCCAAGCTCAAAAAAATGTTCTACTTGAGTCTCCTCGTTTTACCGAATGGGAGATTCAAAGTGATTTTTCTTTTTTTCTAAAAAAGCCTGAGGATCACAAATACACTGCAGGGTATGGGTGGTTGATTGCTGGTTCTCAAAATATGGAAGGAGCAGGCATCCTCTCTGCAAAGGCTTTTTTTTCCTCAGGAGGGGGAATTTTACATTGGCTACATCTTACGAATCAAAGAGAATTACTATTACATAAAGAACCTGCCATCATTTATACTCATTTTTTTGAGTGGGAAAAACACCTTCCAACATCCAAGCGTCCTTCTGCCATCGCCATAGGACCTGGAGTTTCAAAAAATGACCTTTTAGAAAATAAGAAAAATTTTATAAATTTTCTTAAATATTTCTCTCAAAATCCTCCATTTCCGTTTATCATCCTCGATGCTTTTGCTACCCAGCTTGTCTTGGAGAATGATTATCCTGAGGAACTCCGACCCTTTACGATAATTACTCCTCATTTGGGAGAATGGCGAGCCATGGGAGGGGCTTTTCCTTATTTAGTGGGAAACTGGAAAAGGATCATAGAATTCCACAAGAAGTTGAAAGTTTCTATTCTCATCAAAGGAGGTATTTCGTTTTTTCTTGTTTCAGTGCATTGGACCAATGAAGAGTCATTGGTGTTCATTTGGAATCATCCGAATCCGAATTTGGCAGTTGCTGGCAGTGGCGATTTATTAGTGGGGATTTTGCTATCTTATTTTTCTAAAACACCTAAGGAAAATCCGCTTACTTCCCTTCTGGGGGTTCAAAAAGTTTTGTCTTTGCATACTGTGAGTTCTAAGTTTCATGCTACACCAACGGAACAACTGAAGCAACTTAAAAGAACCCTCTTTGAATTTTGGAAAAACAACTCAAAATAG
- a CDS encoding TRL-like family protein: MKIRTLIVLFFAWFWVSCKIFDVRSSFEPPTGWLYQETVFNHSYSPKSELGSRQGKACVVSYLSLYTVGDASIRTAASIAGIKEIRAIDYEVYRFLGFVYEEFCLIVHGE; the protein is encoded by the coding sequence ATGAAAATCAGAACGTTGATTGTTTTGTTTTTTGCGTGGTTTTGGGTATCATGTAAGATCTTTGATGTTCGTAGTAGTTTTGAACCTCCGACAGGTTGGCTTTACCAAGAAACCGTATTCAATCATTCTTACTCACCAAAATCAGAATTAGGAAGTCGGCAAGGAAAAGCTTGTGTGGTATCTTACTTGAGTCTATATACCGTAGGTGATGCCAGTATTCGGACTGCGGCATCAATTGCGGGAATAAAAGAAATTCGTGCGATCGATTATGAAGTTTATCGATTTTTGGGTTTTGTGTATGAAGAATTTTGTTTGATCGTGCATGGAGAATAG
- the pncA gene encoding bifunctional nicotinamidase/pyrazinamidase: protein MKALILIDVQNDFMPYGALPVPKGDEIVPVINRIIEKFSLVVATQDWHPKNHISFASNHAGKKPFDVIDLDGYPQTLWPDHCVQETKGADFHPALNTKPIETIFRKGTNPNIDSYSGFFDNLHKKSTGLAGFLREKEAKELYFAGLAADYCVYYSIKDAVQLGFDCVLIEDATRAIDEKQFQNIKEELQKHNVKFIQSKDLE from the coding sequence ATGAAAGCGTTGATTTTGATTGATGTTCAAAATGATTTTATGCCCTATGGAGCTTTACCTGTTCCAAAAGGTGATGAAATTGTTCCCGTCATCAATCGTATTATTGAAAAATTTTCGTTGGTAGTGGCTACCCAAGATTGGCATCCCAAAAATCACATTAGCTTTGCAAGCAATCACGCTGGGAAAAAACCTTTCGATGTAATTGATCTTGATGGATATCCACAGACCTTGTGGCCCGATCACTGCGTTCAAGAAACCAAAGGAGCTGATTTCCATCCAGCACTAAATACCAAACCCATAGAAACCATCTTTCGAAAAGGAACCAATCCGAATATCGATAGTTATAGTGGCTTTTTTGATAATCTTCATAAAAAATCCACTGGACTTGCAGGATTTCTAAGAGAAAAAGAAGCCAAAGAACTTTACTTCGCAGGACTTGCAGCAGATTATTGTGTTTACTATAGCATAAAGGATGCGGTTCAATTGGGGTTTGACTGTGTTTTGATTGAAGATGCTACACGTGCCATTGATGAAAAACAATTCCAAAACATCAAAGAAGAACTCCAAAAGCATAACGTAAAGTTTATTCAAAGCAAAGATTTAGAATGA
- a CDS encoding M15 family metallopeptidase, with protein MPKQMLTLILLFYSFFLYSNETEELFFLMGKFEPQKHPEFVSLKSLGIPTKQKELFLQKDAALQLQKMYLAFRKEHPHIPFWITSATRSYWHQKTIWESKWQKNQNRSEEEKVKEILRFSSMPGASRHHWGTDVDVNVLENSYYETQEGKILFDWLKQNAKRFGFCMPYSENRNQGHEVEKWHWSYFPLAKNYQKKWNEYFQKGAMQKHLDFSGSEYFPKYAAEYINSINPECF; from the coding sequence ATGCCAAAGCAAATGTTGACTTTGATTTTACTTTTTTACTCTTTTTTTTTGTATTCTAACGAGACAGAAGAACTATTTTTTCTAATGGGGAAGTTTGAACCACAAAAACACCCAGAATTTGTAAGCCTCAAAAGTTTAGGCATCCCTACAAAACAAAAAGAACTTTTCTTACAAAAAGATGCAGCCCTTCAGCTCCAAAAGATGTATCTTGCATTCCGAAAAGAACACCCACATATTCCGTTTTGGATTACAAGTGCTACAAGAAGTTATTGGCACCAAAAAACCATCTGGGAATCAAAATGGCAAAAAAACCAAAATCGTTCTGAGGAAGAAAAAGTGAAAGAAATTCTGAGGTTTTCGTCCATGCCTGGAGCTTCTCGTCATCACTGGGGCACTGACGTGGATGTAAATGTTTTAGAAAACTCATACTACGAAACCCAAGAAGGAAAGATTCTTTTCGATTGGTTAAAACAGAACGCGAAAAGATTTGGATTTTGCATGCCCTACTCAGAAAATCGAAATCAAGGACATGAGGTAGAAAAATGGCATTGGAGCTACTTCCCCCTTGCAAAAAACTATCAAAAAAAATGGAATGAATATTTCCAAAAAGGTGCCATGCAAAAACACTTGGATTTCTCAGGTAGTGAGTATTTCCCAAAATATGCAGCTGAATACATCAATTCCATCAATCCAGAATGTTTTTGA
- a CDS encoding aldose 1-epimerase encodes MIVLQNSLWRVEILENIGMTVSQIYYQGIPLLYFPFSEKEYSINQSLAGIPLMYPFANRLSSWSFSLLNQSVHLSKNQVLSDSNNLPIHGLILKSNEWKIIYQGPSGVEAEFCFVGKWKEVFPFSHCLKYLIQLFEKEVRFILIVIGIEDTPVSFGFHPYFRLWQEKQNLQIALPTSKVIELNPRLLPTGKLIPLEDFLIQHQIPFQKTEYYYIFSLNFSFDHGFLISDGISQLNEGISIQLIQEKYKLQLLLDSNYRVLQLYSPLIEEGKNFFCMEPMIAITNSFLDGGYGIVPKGNQKVFRFSLRVEN; translated from the coding sequence ATGATCGTCCTTCAAAATTCTCTGTGGCGTGTAGAAATTTTAGAAAACATAGGGATGACCGTGTCTCAGATTTACTATCAAGGAATACCCTTACTTTATTTTCCTTTCTCAGAAAAAGAATATTCTATCAACCAAAGTTTGGCGGGGATTCCGTTGATGTATCCTTTTGCAAACCGACTTTCTTCTTGGAGTTTTTCTTTGTTAAATCAATCAGTCCATTTATCGAAAAACCAAGTTCTTTCAGACTCCAACAACCTTCCGATCCACGGATTGATTTTAAAATCCAATGAATGGAAAATAATTTATCAAGGTCCAAGTGGAGTTGAAGCAGAGTTTTGTTTTGTCGGAAAATGGAAAGAAGTTTTCCCTTTTTCTCATTGCTTAAAGTATCTTATCCAACTTTTTGAAAAAGAAGTTCGCTTTATCTTGATTGTGATTGGGATTGAGGATACACCTGTTTCTTTTGGTTTTCATCCCTATTTTCGTTTGTGGCAGGAAAAACAAAACCTTCAGATTGCCCTACCCACAAGCAAGGTCATAGAGCTCAATCCTCGACTCCTACCTACGGGAAAGTTGATCCCTCTTGAGGATTTCTTGATTCAACATCAAATCCCATTTCAAAAGACAGAGTATTACTATATTTTTTCATTAAACTTTTCTTTTGATCATGGATTTTTGATTTCTGATGGCATCTCACAACTAAACGAAGGAATCTCGATTCAGCTTATTCAAGAAAAGTACAAGCTACAACTACTTTTAGATTCCAACTATAGAGTCCTTCAATTGTATAGTCCCCTCATAGAAGAAGGGAAAAACTTCTTTTGTATGGAACCCATGATTGCCATTACGAATTCCTTTCTTGATGGTGGATATGGAATAGTTCCAAAAGGAAATCAAAAAGTTTTTCGATTTTCTCTACGGGTAGAAAACTAA
- a CDS encoding ferrous iron transport protein A gives MSNQNQNDKIYKVRNTLSKAPKHEELILLSVKEENPIVNRLMEMGLIQDEIVKILQEAPLGDPIEIEVMGYKLCVRKKEVSYFEVEYANHND, from the coding sequence ATGAGTAATCAAAATCAAAACGATAAAATTTACAAAGTTAGAAACACGTTAAGCAAAGCTCCCAAACACGAGGAATTAATCTTACTTTCTGTCAAAGAAGAAAATCCCATTGTCAACAGACTAATGGAAATGGGACTCATTCAAGACGAAATCGTAAAAATCCTTCAAGAAGCTCCTTTAGGAGATCCCATCGAAATTGAAGTAATGGGATATAAACTTTGTGTAAGAAAAAAAGAGGTTTCTTATTTTGAGGTAGAATATGCAAATCACAATGACTAA
- a CDS encoding SLC13 family permease, translated as MNLPFSIVILGLVFFFIMFRRFGNIRFQIWQIMTIGAILNLATFQISLLEAIKAINYEIIFFLIGMFIVGEALHRSGYIHVISYHFFSRADTFDKLLLYVIFIMGFLSAILMNDTIAIIGTAIVLHFAKTHNISSKILLLALAFSITVGSVMSPIGNPQNLLIASSKSFPEPFVNFFKYLFLPTIVNLFLIYFVLKIFYRKQFPRIVLVHEEPTIQNEKLARLSKMALVFIVISIGVKVVFYLLKIPLEFPLVLIALISGVLILFFSSDRWVIFRSIDWETILFFVAMFVVMQSAWNAQFFQKYIHQFNIHDLFIIFSLSIVLSQFISNVPLVMLFLGFLEIQPNVKEMISLAAASTIAGNLTVLGAASNVIIIQNAEKQNQHISSWEFSRVGLVLTLLNGIVYYFFLLLF; from the coding sequence ATGAATCTTCCGTTTTCGATCGTTATTCTTGGACTTGTGTTTTTTTTCATTATGTTTCGTAGATTTGGGAACATTCGCTTTCAAATTTGGCAAATCATGACCATCGGTGCTATTTTAAACCTTGCTACATTTCAGATTTCTCTTTTGGAAGCGATAAAAGCCATCAATTATGAAATCATTTTCTTTTTGATTGGAATGTTTATTGTTGGGGAAGCCCTCCATCGTAGTGGGTATATACATGTGATTTCTTATCATTTTTTCTCGAGAGCTGATACTTTTGATAAACTTCTTCTTTATGTGATTTTCATCATGGGGTTTTTGTCGGCTATTTTGATGAATGACACCATAGCCATCATTGGGACTGCCATAGTTTTACATTTTGCTAAAACCCATAACATTTCATCGAAGATTTTACTTTTGGCTCTCGCTTTTTCTATTACAGTAGGAAGTGTGATGAGTCCTATTGGAAATCCTCAAAATCTCCTTATTGCAAGTAGCAAATCCTTTCCTGAACCTTTTGTGAATTTTTTTAAGTATTTATTTCTTCCTACTATTGTGAATTTGTTTCTTATTTATTTTGTTTTAAAGATATTTTACCGAAAGCAGTTTCCGAGAATTGTTTTGGTTCATGAAGAACCCACTATTCAAAACGAAAAGCTTGCTCGTTTAAGCAAAATGGCACTTGTTTTTATCGTGATTTCAATTGGGGTGAAGGTTGTTTTTTATTTACTGAAGATACCGCTGGAGTTTCCTTTGGTGTTGATTGCTTTGATAAGTGGAGTTCTGATTCTTTTCTTTTCTTCGGATCGGTGGGTGATTTTTCGCTCAATTGACTGGGAAACAATTCTCTTTTTTGTTGCGATGTTTGTTGTAATGCAGAGTGCTTGGAATGCTCAGTTTTTTCAAAAATACATCCATCAATTCAATATTCATGATTTGTTTATAATTTTTAGCTTGAGCATTGTGTTGAGTCAATTCATATCGAATGTTCCTTTGGTGATGTTGTTTTTGGGGTTTTTAGAAATCCAACCGAATGTGAAGGAAATGATTTCCTTAGCTGCAGCAAGCACCATTGCAGGAAACCTAACCGTCTTAGGAGCGGCAAGCAATGTGATTATCATTCAAAATGCCGAAAAACAAAATCAGCACATTTCTTCGTGGGAGTTTAGTCGTGTGGGGTTAGTATTAACCCTTCTCAACGGGATTGTTTATTATTTCTTTCTTTTGCTATTTTGA